Proteins from a single region of Sphaerochaeta globosa str. Buddy:
- a CDS encoding ATP-binding protein — MSQYLPRVIDTLLEEYLETFGAVYIRGPKWCGKTTTAEQKAKSIVRFQDPKTGASNQMMAEIDPSLLLKGDNPRLLDEWQLVPQIWDAVRLQVDELKAEGLFILTGSTVPVDDDQRHSGTGRISRLTMRPMSLMESGDSSGKVSLSSLFLGKTFESGISSSLTIPQLAYVMVRGGWPASIGKSERAAGLIAQEYLVSLTESDLSKTTKTQKNPGRVHALLRSYARNISTLATNESIIKDISENDISFSESLFYEYLNALQRLYVIEDVSAWNPAIRSKTAIRSRSKREFVDPSLAVAALGLSQAMLLDNLEYMGFVFETLCIRDLRIYSQQFGGTVSYYHDRYELECDCVLHLRDGRYALIECKLGGSRIDEGAAHLLELNSLITQHGMKKPSFLMVLTATDIAYIRTDGILVVPIGCLGT; from the coding sequence ATGAGCCAATATCTTCCTCGTGTGATTGATACATTATTAGAAGAATACTTGGAAACTTTTGGAGCTGTTTATATCCGCGGACCGAAATGGTGCGGAAAAACAACCACCGCAGAGCAGAAAGCAAAGAGTATTGTTAGATTTCAAGACCCTAAAACTGGGGCATCCAACCAGATGATGGCAGAAATTGATCCATCACTATTGCTGAAAGGAGATAACCCAAGGCTTCTCGATGAATGGCAACTTGTTCCGCAAATCTGGGATGCAGTAAGGCTGCAAGTTGATGAGTTGAAAGCTGAAGGTTTGTTTATTTTAACTGGCTCTACAGTTCCCGTTGATGATGATCAGCGTCATTCTGGAACTGGACGAATTAGTAGGTTAACTATGAGGCCGATGAGTCTCATGGAATCTGGAGATTCTAGTGGAAAGGTTTCCTTATCTTCTTTGTTTCTTGGTAAGACGTTTGAATCGGGGATATCATCCAGCTTGACAATACCTCAATTAGCGTATGTCATGGTTCGAGGAGGGTGGCCAGCTTCTATTGGTAAATCTGAAAGAGCTGCAGGACTCATAGCACAAGAATATCTTGTTTCTTTGACGGAAAGCGATCTTTCAAAAACCACAAAGACTCAAAAAAATCCAGGCCGTGTGCATGCTCTTCTTCGGAGTTATGCACGGAACATTTCGACCCTGGCTACTAATGAGAGTATAATCAAAGATATCTCAGAAAATGATATATCATTTTCTGAATCTCTTTTTTATGAGTATCTTAATGCATTGCAAAGGCTTTATGTTATAGAGGATGTCTCTGCCTGGAATCCGGCAATTCGTTCCAAAACTGCTATTCGGTCACGCTCGAAACGAGAGTTTGTCGACCCTTCTCTCGCTGTTGCAGCACTAGGCCTAAGTCAGGCTATGTTGCTTGATAACCTCGAGTATATGGGTTTTGTTTTCGAGACACTCTGTATTCGGGATTTGCGGATATATTCACAACAGTTCGGAGGAACAGTCTCCTACTACCATGACAGGTATGAACTTGAATGTGATTGTGTGCTCCATCTTAGGGATGGACGATATGCACTTATTGAATGTAAGTTGGGTGGTAGCCGGATAGACGAAGGCGCTGCCCACCTGCTTGAGCTCAACTCGCTCATTACCCAGCATGGTATGAAAAAGCCCTCCTTCCTCATGGTGCTTACAGCAACTGACATAGCCTATATCAGAACTGACGGTATTCTCGTTGTTCCTATTGGATGTTTGGGGACTTAA
- a CDS encoding ATP-binding protein, with the protein MLPCELETLVDDIVHLRCESQHIELKRSQTEAPKRLYDTLSSFSNQKDGGIIIFGVYEHNNYSITGVDDPQAVQQQVNNQAKQMVPIVRPVFTVAEIDGKEVVSAEIAECPIMEKPCYYAGAGRLKGSYIRVGDSDEPMTEYEVYSFEAFRQNIQDEKFPALNATMDDLSSDRLTEYMLKIKRFKENLSQLSLEKVLRLQGITVNGVPTVAGLMLFGEYPQAFFPQLSITAMVIAGNMYSDISQNDERFVDNKRIEGTIIQMYESAMKFISRNTRQATIINENGERNDRPEYPLKAVRELVLNALIHRDYSIHTINSPIRILLFNNRLEIENPGGLYGRITIDELGKMSADTRNPFIAGALEVLVETENRFSGIPTIYAEMEKAHLLPPVFESQRGVFRATLYNQGSLSMNPDAANDSESSIMKKILSFCSEPRSKDEIAKHIGLSSVYYITARYLHPLLESAQLRMTLPDRPKSKHQRYVAAQSRI; encoded by the coding sequence ATGCTGCCGTGCGAACTTGAAACATTGGTTGATGATATCGTTCATCTGCGTTGTGAATCCCAACACATTGAATTGAAGCGTTCACAGACTGAAGCACCCAAACGCCTCTATGACACCTTGTCGAGTTTTTCCAATCAGAAAGATGGGGGCATAATCATTTTCGGCGTCTATGAACACAATAATTATTCAATAACTGGCGTTGATGACCCTCAGGCTGTCCAACAGCAGGTAAACAACCAAGCCAAGCAGATGGTCCCGATAGTCAGACCGGTATTCACGGTGGCAGAGATTGATGGCAAGGAGGTAGTGAGCGCAGAGATTGCAGAGTGCCCCATCATGGAAAAGCCCTGCTATTATGCTGGAGCCGGACGGTTGAAAGGCTCTTATATCAGGGTTGGTGATTCAGATGAGCCCATGACTGAATATGAAGTTTACAGCTTTGAGGCTTTTCGTCAGAACATCCAGGATGAGAAGTTCCCTGCACTGAATGCCACCATGGATGATTTGAGCAGTGATAGGCTGACTGAGTATATGCTGAAGATCAAGAGGTTCAAGGAGAATCTCTCCCAGCTTTCGCTGGAAAAAGTGCTGCGACTTCAGGGCATCACAGTCAATGGGGTGCCCACAGTAGCCGGACTGATGCTTTTCGGAGAATATCCTCAGGCATTCTTCCCGCAGCTCAGCATAACCGCCATGGTTATCGCCGGCAATATGTATTCTGATATTAGCCAGAATGATGAACGCTTTGTTGATAACAAGCGTATCGAGGGCACAATTATCCAGATGTATGAAAGTGCCATGAAATTTATAAGCCGCAATACCCGGCAAGCAACAATCATCAACGAGAACGGGGAGCGCAACGACAGACCGGAATATCCGCTCAAGGCAGTCCGCGAGCTGGTACTCAATGCCCTGATTCACCGTGACTATAGCATTCATACCATTAATTCGCCGATACGTATTCTGTTGTTTAACAACCGTTTGGAGATTGAGAACCCAGGAGGCCTCTATGGGCGGATTACCATTGATGAGTTGGGAAAAATGTCTGCAGATACCCGCAATCCATTCATAGCGGGTGCACTTGAAGTTTTGGTAGAGACAGAGAATCGTTTTTCCGGCATACCTACCATCTATGCTGAGATGGAGAAGGCTCATTTGCTTCCGCCTGTATTTGAAAGCCAGCGCGGTGTATTTAGGGCCACGCTCTACAATCAGGGTAGCTTATCGATGAATCCTGATGCTGCCAATGATAGTGAATCCTCGATCATGAAAAAGATTCTTTCATTCTGCTCAGAGCCGCGTTCAAAGGATGAAATTGCAAAGCATATCGGCCTTTCCTCTGTGTATTACATCACCGCGAGGTATCTTCATCCCTTGCTTGAAAGTGCTCAGCTGAGAATGACTCTGCCCGATAGGCCCAAGAGCAAACATCAACGTTATGTTGCAGCACAGAGCAGAATCTGA
- a CDS encoding transcription termination/antitermination NusG family protein: MNYYFIACRTGGEEKVRAHLNKFFIRERGEMHEVDIFIPMRRMIDRRKGKKIMSDHPILPGYLLLSSEEPLTDFVMDIHRIPGCYGFLHNLDKTIELKGPDHQYAAWIMHNKGTIKPSKVVYTQGEPIKVVEGPLQDFMGTVISVDYRHNRVMVEFQFAEVIRKVSMPVEFIQPDSGTPNLD, encoded by the coding sequence ATGAACTACTACTTCATTGCATGTAGAACCGGCGGAGAAGAGAAAGTACGGGCTCACCTGAACAAGTTCTTTATCAGAGAACGGGGGGAAATGCATGAAGTGGATATCTTCATTCCCATGCGACGCATGATCGATCGGCGCAAGGGAAAGAAGATTATGTCCGACCATCCCATTCTTCCCGGGTACCTGTTGCTCTCCAGTGAGGAACCGCTCACTGACTTTGTAATGGATATTCACCGAATTCCGGGTTGCTATGGATTTTTACACAACTTGGACAAGACAATAGAACTCAAGGGACCCGACCATCAGTACGCTGCTTGGATTATGCACAACAAAGGAACGATAAAGCCCTCCAAGGTTGTGTATACGCAAGGCGAGCCGATTAAGGTGGTGGAAGGCCCGCTTCAGGATTTCATGGGGACCGTTATTTCAGTCGACTACCGGCATAATCGGGTTATGGTCGAGTTCCAGTTCGCCGAAGTAATTCGCAAGGTGAGCATGCCCGTTGAGTTTATTCAGCCCGATAGCGGCACTCCCAATCTCGACTAA
- a CDS encoding shikimate dehydrogenase family protein yields the protein MDRKSSLQALMKGPLAPLYFCIGSPVVGNPTQYMVEAAFDALGYCGRYLTIDVDAEELDPSIWGLLAMNFAGGNVTAPFKQEVLTYLDELTESASLCDAVNCITRKSDGTYIGDNTDGKGFLQSLIAVAPDLKKRKVMVFGSGGAASAIVTELALYGVREVVVVNRTEAHAKTLVNNLEGISRTQLKVDRWAGTYQIVENDLVVVQATSVGLFQPGACIDVAFAPALQNVIACDVVFNPVETAFLKKAKSAGCLTLDGLGMLVNQGAIAIQLWTGKEPDKALMRSSLEEAFAVC from the coding sequence ATGGACAGGAAAAGTAGCCTACAAGCTCTGATGAAAGGACCGTTGGCTCCTCTCTATTTCTGCATTGGCAGTCCTGTGGTTGGCAACCCCACGCAGTATATGGTCGAAGCAGCCTTCGATGCTCTTGGCTACTGTGGCAGGTACCTGACCATCGATGTCGATGCCGAGGAGCTGGACCCAAGTATCTGGGGTCTATTGGCCATGAATTTTGCAGGAGGCAACGTTACCGCCCCCTTCAAGCAGGAGGTACTCACCTACCTCGATGAGCTTACCGAAAGTGCCAGCTTATGTGATGCGGTAAACTGCATAACCCGCAAAAGCGATGGTACCTACATCGGGGACAACACCGACGGCAAGGGCTTTCTCCAGTCTCTGATCGCAGTGGCCCCCGATCTTAAGAAGCGCAAGGTCATGGTATTCGGCAGTGGAGGGGCTGCCTCTGCAATCGTCACCGAATTGGCTCTCTATGGAGTGCGGGAGGTAGTGGTGGTCAACCGCACCGAAGCACACGCCAAAACGCTGGTGAACAACCTGGAGGGCATTTCCAGAACCCAGCTGAAGGTCGATCGTTGGGCTGGAACTTATCAGATTGTAGAGAATGACCTGGTGGTGGTACAGGCCACCAGTGTCGGCCTGTTCCAACCAGGTGCTTGCATTGATGTTGCCTTTGCCCCGGCACTGCAGAATGTCATTGCCTGTGATGTGGTGTTCAATCCTGTGGAAACTGCCTTCCTGAAAAAGGCCAAGAGTGCAGGCTGCCTCACCCTCGACGGGCTTGGCATGCTGGTCAACCAAGGAGCGATTGCCATACAGCTGTGGACCGGCAAGGAACCGGACAAGGCTCTGATGCGCTCTAGCTTGGAAGAAGCATTCGCTGTATGCTGA
- a CDS encoding transglutaminase-like domain-containing protein yields the protein MESLEDNQYLRPTPLLDYESPILQTLVQQKGWKNLSSKTAQIDAVYTFVRDGIPFGYSQAFAISGSEVLKLGLGNCLTKTILLMTILRAVGVPCRMKASMVDKVLHRGLLGSLTYRISPNNLYHGWVNIFYNDKWIEIGGHIVDRPYLLKLQAKFPDYMGSFYGYGIAVLNFRNPPIHWEEGDTFIQSKARAGTLGTYDDPDAFFQAYPEAQERTRSLRYQKILRPALNKSITKLRQL from the coding sequence GTGGAATCGCTTGAAGACAACCAATACCTTCGTCCAACACCGCTGCTCGACTACGAAAGCCCGATACTGCAGACTCTCGTACAACAGAAGGGCTGGAAGAATCTCAGTTCAAAAACAGCACAGATTGATGCTGTCTACACCTTCGTAAGAGATGGAATTCCTTTTGGTTATTCCCAAGCGTTTGCCATCAGCGGTTCTGAAGTGCTCAAGCTCGGTTTGGGCAACTGCCTTACCAAGACCATCCTGCTTATGACCATCCTCAGAGCGGTGGGAGTTCCCTGCCGCATGAAGGCCAGCATGGTGGACAAGGTCCTCCATCGAGGCCTCCTAGGATCACTTACCTACCGCATCAGTCCCAATAATCTTTATCATGGTTGGGTGAATATTTTCTACAACGACAAGTGGATTGAGATCGGGGGGCACATTGTCGACCGTCCCTACCTTCTCAAGCTCCAAGCAAAGTTTCCCGATTACATGGGCAGTTTCTATGGCTATGGGATTGCAGTGTTGAACTTCCGAAACCCTCCCATCCACTGGGAAGAAGGGGATACCTTCATCCAGAGCAAGGCGCGTGCAGGTACACTGGGGACCTATGACGATCCGGATGCTTTCTTCCAAGCCTATCCAGAAGCACAAGAGAGAACCCGAAGCCTACGCTATCAGAAGATTCTGAGGCCTGCACTCAACAAGTCCATTACAAAACTAAGGCAGCTTTAA